The following proteins are encoded in a genomic region of Methylibium petroleiphilum PM1:
- the lptM gene encoding LPS translocon maturation chaperone LptM yields the protein MLKPASILGSRISVIAVCALLGGLTLGGCGQKGALYLPGSSKPAPAPGQAASAPTGVAR from the coding sequence ATGTTGAAACCTGCTTCGATTCTAGGCAGCCGCATCTCCGTGATCGCGGTGTGTGCTTTGCTGGGCGGACTGACCCTGGGCGGCTGCGGCCAGAAGGGCGCGCTCTACCTGCCGGGATCGTCGAAGCCCGCGCCGGCTCCCGGCCAGGCCGCCTCTGCGCCCACCGGGGTCGCCCGATGA
- the lysA gene encoding diaminopimelate decarboxylase: MTLPGAPFVAYRGTELFIDGCAASELAARFGTPLYVYSRRAMLAALAPYQRALAGREHLICYAMKASSSLAVLQTFAQAGCGFDIVSGGELDRVLAAGGDPGKVVFSGLGKTRAEMRRALEIGVRCFNVESEAELDVLSEVALSLGRVAPVSLRVNPDVDAKTHPYISTGLKGNKFGIAHDRAVAAYRRAAQLPGLKVVGIDCHIGSQITEIAPYLDAADRVLDLVEAIESSGLRIHHLDLGGGLGIQYTDERPPAADALIGALLARLDARGHGARTLVFEPGRSLVGNAGVLLSEVLYLKPGTHKNFCVVDAAMNDLMRPALYEATMSIVPCRLRDGVPVVYDVVGPVCESGDWLGRDRALALQPGDAVAVLSAGAYGMSMASNYNSRPRAAEVMVDGDVATLIREREPVAELFRGEHLLPAD; this comes from the coding sequence ATGACGCTGCCCGGCGCCCCATTCGTCGCCTACCGCGGCACGGAGTTGTTCATCGACGGTTGCGCGGCAAGCGAGCTCGCGGCACGCTTCGGCACCCCGCTTTACGTCTACAGCCGCCGCGCCATGCTCGCCGCGCTGGCGCCGTACCAGCGGGCGCTGGCCGGGCGGGAGCACCTGATCTGCTACGCGATGAAGGCAAGTTCGAGCCTGGCGGTGTTGCAGACCTTCGCCCAGGCCGGATGCGGCTTCGACATCGTCTCGGGTGGCGAACTAGATCGCGTACTGGCGGCCGGCGGTGACCCGGGCAAGGTGGTGTTTTCAGGGCTCGGCAAGACGCGTGCAGAGATGCGGCGTGCGCTCGAGATCGGCGTGCGCTGCTTCAACGTCGAAAGCGAGGCGGAGTTGGACGTGCTGTCCGAGGTGGCGTTGTCGCTCGGCCGGGTCGCCCCGGTCAGCCTGCGCGTCAACCCCGACGTCGACGCGAAGACCCACCCCTACATCTCCACCGGACTGAAGGGCAACAAGTTCGGCATCGCGCACGACCGGGCCGTCGCGGCCTACCGTCGCGCGGCGCAGCTCCCCGGGCTCAAAGTGGTGGGGATCGACTGCCACATCGGCTCTCAGATCACCGAGATCGCGCCCTATCTCGATGCCGCCGACCGCGTTCTGGACCTGGTCGAGGCGATCGAATCGAGCGGCCTGCGGATCCACCACCTCGACCTCGGCGGCGGCCTGGGCATCCAGTACACCGATGAACGACCGCCAGCCGCCGACGCCCTGATCGGCGCACTGCTGGCGCGCCTCGACGCCCGGGGGCACGGTGCGCGCACGCTGGTATTCGAGCCGGGTCGCTCGCTGGTCGGCAATGCAGGTGTGCTGCTGTCCGAGGTGCTGTACCTGAAGCCCGGTACGCACAAGAACTTCTGCGTCGTCGATGCCGCCATGAACGACCTGATGCGTCCTGCCCTGTACGAAGCGACGATGAGCATCGTGCCCTGCCGACTGCGGGACGGCGTGCCTGTCGTCTACGACGTGGTCGGCCCGGTGTGCGAATCGGGTGACTGGCTGGGCCGCGACCGTGCGCTGGCACTGCAGCCGGGCGATGCCGTCGCGGTCCTCAGCGCCGGAGCCTATGGCATGAGCATGGCCAGCAACTACAA
- the cyaY gene encoding iron donor protein CyaY has product MSTATPASALSDADYQALTRAVLGGIELQVDRWLQDDVVDIDAARTGGLLELSFPNGSKIVVNTQPPLQEIWLAARSGGFHYRHVAGTWCDTKTEEDFFVTLSRCASEQAGRPLNFAPPTI; this is encoded by the coding sequence ATGAGCACCGCGACCCCCGCCTCTGCGCTGAGCGACGCCGACTACCAGGCGCTGACGAGAGCCGTGCTGGGCGGCATCGAACTGCAGGTCGATCGCTGGCTGCAGGACGATGTGGTCGATATCGATGCAGCGCGCACCGGCGGTTTGCTCGAGCTGAGCTTTCCGAATGGCAGCAAGATCGTCGTGAACACCCAGCCGCCCTTGCAGGAGATCTGGCTGGCGGCACGCAGCGGCGGCTTTCACTATCGCCATGTGGCAGGCACCTGGTGCGACACCAAGACCGAGGAGGACTTCTTTGTCACGCTGTCGCGTTGCGCGAGCGAGCAGGCGGGCCGACCCTTGAACTTCGCGCCGCCGACGATCTGA